One window from the genome of Candidatus Hadarchaeales archaeon encodes:
- a CDS encoding ZPR1 zinc finger domain-containing protein: MREFRAPIERCPFCGSSGTCTFLGKIHDIPYFGETIESLVYCSACGFKHADIMHTEEKEPARYEFEITSSDDMSVRVVRSSTGVITIPTLGVTVYPGPASQGFVSNIEGVLNRISDAILMATKSAGEDEKREGEEKLRMIEEIKEGKRTAVIVISDERGLSAIIHPRAKRIPLKSVKPNGFQVHGNSRFHTE; this comes from the coding sequence ATGAGAGAATTCAGGGCTCCGATAGAAAGATGTCCATTTTGTGGTAGTAGTGGCACCTGCACCTTTCTCGGAAAAATTCATGACATTCCATACTTCGGAGAAACGATTGAAAGTCTTGTTTATTGTTCTGCATGCGGCTTCAAGCATGCGGATATAATGCACACGGAGGAGAAAGAACCGGCTCGCTACGAATTCGAGATAACATCGAGCGATGATATGTCCGTTAGAGTCGTGCGCTCGAGCACTGGTGTGATCACGATCCCAACCTTAGGAGTCACCGTTTATCCCGGCCCGGCCAGTCAGGGTTTCGTGTCCAACATAGAGGGAGTTTTGAATAGAATTTCTGATGCAATACTCATGGCAACGAAAAGCGCAGGTGAAGATGAAAAAAGAGAGGGTGAGGAAAAGTTACGCATGATAGAAGAAATCAAAGAGGGGAAAAGAACAGCCGTTATAGTGATATCGGATGAACGTGGCCTGAGCGCAATAATCCATCCCCGCGCTAAAAGGATTCCCTTGAAGTCAGTAAAACCTAATGGTTTCCAAGTTCATGGGAACTCTCGTTTCCACACGGAATAG
- the sepF gene encoding cell division protein SepF, which yields MALLDKLLRKKKKEETPSLMSEVPIAEVETSSLSSGPELEAVYVKSMDLSGIADVVKISEEVSEGNILIIDISDVMQRNPEELKQAIEELKESARKIGGDIGKITDTKIIMTPRFVKILSRKEVQAGTQ from the coding sequence TTGGCACTGTTGGATAAACTGCTCAGAAAGAAGAAAAAGGAAGAAACCCCCTCATTAATGAGTGAGGTACCCATAGCTGAAGTTGAGACATCTTCTTTATCTTCGGGTCCGGAGCTTGAGGCGGTGTATGTCAAGAGCATGGATTTAAGTGGTATAGCAGACGTCGTCAAAATCTCCGAAGAGGTTTCAGAAGGAAACATATTGATAATCGACATCAGTGACGTTATGCAGAGAAATCCTGAGGAACTCAAGCAGGCTATAGAGGAATTAAAAGAATCAGCCAGGAAGATCGGCGGAGATATAGGAAAGATAACAGACACAAAGATAATAATGACTCCAAGATTTGTGAAAATTCTTTCCAGAAAGGAAGTTCAGGCTGGCACCCAATGA
- a CDS encoding PUA domain-containing protein, with protein MEIKRYHLRKDKIRELSQLVSATLPDIACRISKHDVEVWEFSKGKLIFSSGEPLLILIGNEFIPPLPIAENLIKARVVVDMGAVAPICRGADVMGKGVKSVTDFSPGDLVIVVEEKHQKALAVGKALVPSSEAVGRSGKIVENLHHVGDEFWETIKSYIH; from the coding sequence ATGGAGATCAAAAGATACCATCTGAGAAAGGACAAAATTCGCGAGCTTTCACAACTAGTTAGTGCCACTCTTCCCGACATCGCCTGCAGGATATCCAAGCACGATGTTGAAGTATGGGAATTTTCGAAGGGTAAGCTCATATTCTCATCCGGAGAGCCGCTTCTCATTTTGATCGGAAATGAATTCATACCTCCTTTGCCAATCGCTGAAAATTTGATAAAAGCCCGCGTTGTTGTGGATATGGGCGCCGTTGCCCCAATCTGCAGAGGAGCCGACGTGATGGGAAAAGGTGTGAAATCGGTCACGGATTTCTCTCCTGGAGATCTAGTGATAGTTGTCGAGGAAAAACATCAAAAGGCCCTTGCAGTCGGAAAGGCCCTTGTTCCCTCCTCAGAGGCCGTCGGAAGGAGCGGAAAAATCGTGGAGAATCTTCACCACGTTGGAGACGAGTTTTGGGAAACGATTAAAAGCTACATCCATTAA
- a CDS encoding LSM domain-containing protein, with protein MPEKPFDALGRALGSIVLVGVKGGKEFRGKLAGFDVHVNIVLDEAEELLNGEVKRRYGKLIIRGDNVVYVSPGV; from the coding sequence ATGCCTGAAAAACCGTTCGATGCTCTCGGCAGGGCGCTGGGATCAATTGTGCTTGTGGGAGTCAAGGGTGGAAAAGAGTTTAGAGGGAAACTCGCGGGATTCGACGTTCACGTCAACATCGTATTGGACGAAGCTGAGGAACTTCTGAATGGTGAGGTTAAAAGAAGGTACGGGAAGCTCATCATAAGAGGGGATAATGTCGTTTATGTCTCGCCTGGGGTGTGA